A region from the bacterium genome encodes:
- a CDS encoding EamA family transporter — protein MVLAAASLWGTLGYFGRRLYPLGITPLELASVRAAVGVLGLALWSARAPARLRIQPRDLPFFVLYGVISVALFQWLYFATIQRTTLANAAALLYTAPAFVVLLARAAGDQRVTRLQLVALGTVLVGVFLVTGAAASLADGGSTITAAALALGLGSGLTYGLYTVFGKRALARYDAVQTVFWAFAFGALALGLAAPPWRPFIAHPAATPLLIALGLLPTLAAYLLYIGGLTRPPAATAAMLATIEPVVATLIGVALLGEPMGIGQAAGVALIVGAALVLAGARAAPAARVPADPANGG, from the coding sequence ATGGTGCTGGCCGCCGCCTCGCTCTGGGGCACGCTCGGATACTTCGGTCGCCGGCTCTATCCGCTGGGCATCACGCCGCTGGAGCTGGCGAGCGTGCGCGCGGCCGTCGGAGTCCTCGGCCTGGCGCTCTGGTCCGCGCGCGCGCCCGCGCGGCTCCGCATCCAGCCCCGCGATCTGCCGTTCTTCGTTCTCTACGGCGTCATCTCGGTCGCGCTCTTCCAGTGGCTCTACTTCGCCACCATCCAGCGCACCACCCTCGCCAACGCCGCGGCGCTGCTCTACACGGCGCCCGCGTTCGTCGTGCTCCTGGCACGCGCTGCCGGCGACCAGCGCGTCACACGGCTCCAGCTCGTCGCGCTGGGCACGGTGCTCGTGGGCGTGTTCCTGGTCACCGGCGCCGCCGCCTCCCTCGCCGACGGCGGCAGCACCATCACCGCGGCCGCGCTCGCGTTGGGCCTCGGCTCGGGCCTGACGTACGGGCTGTACACGGTGTTCGGCAAGCGCGCGCTCGCGCGGTACGACGCCGTGCAGACCGTGTTCTGGGCGTTCGCGTTCGGGGCGCTGGCACTCGGCCTCGCGGCGCCGCCCTGGCGGCCGTTCATCGCACATCCCGCCGCGACGCCCCTGCTCATCGCCCTCGGCCTGCTCCCCACCCTCGCCGCATACCTGCTCTACATCGGCGGGCTGACCCGCCCGCCCGCCGCGACCGCCGCCATGCTCGCCACCATCGAACCCGTGGTCGCCACGCTGATCGGCGTCGCGCTGCTCGGCGAACCGATGGGGATCGGCCAGGCGGCGGGCGTCGCGCTCATCGTCGGCGCGGCGCTGGTGCTGGCGGGCGCCCGGGCGGCGCCAGCGGCCCGGGTGCCGGCGGATCCAG